A window of Proteus columbae contains these coding sequences:
- a CDS encoding FAD-dependent oxidoreductase: MAHYSHLFSPLDLGFTVLKNRILMGSMHTGLEENPNDAPKLAQFYAQRAAAGVALIVTGGISPNKQGVLLPHAATLISESQLATHQLVTNAVHQQGGKIALQILHTGRYSYQPNLVAPSAIQSPITPFMPKAMSHEQIEQTINDYIHCAQLAQKAGYDGVEIMGSEGYLINQFLVRHTNQRDDQWGGNIENRCRFALRILEGIKKAVGEPFIIIYRLSMLDLIKDGAEASEVLYLAKAIEKAGATMINTGIGWHEARIPTIATMVPRGQFANITRELMGKLNIPLITSNRINTPQTAEAILAEGCADMVSMARPFLADPEFVLKAQQGREDEINTCIACNQACLDEIFSGQTASCLVNPFACQETELLVIPTQQPKKLAVVGAGPAGLSFAVTAAKRGHHVTLFEKEDVIGGQLNIASQIPGKEEFKETLRYFKRQLQLTGVIVKNNTEATPEHLENFDEVILASGVKPHIPEIEGLDDPIVKSYLDVLKYHQPVGKNIVIMGSGGIGFDTSLYLTQKGQCSSLSPCAFNKEWGIDPTLSYRGGIKPANHSKDDTKHIVMTQRKAGKIGLSLGKTTGWIHRLTLEKKGVKFLTHCNYQRITPEGLIIEQDGKQQLIPADNIILCTGQRAYHPLLTPLEKGNKTVHLIGGAKDASALDAKRAIRQGTELALEI; encoded by the coding sequence ATGGCACATTATTCTCATCTATTTTCGCCTCTTGATTTAGGGTTTACCGTACTTAAAAACCGTATTCTTATGGGCTCTATGCATACTGGACTTGAAGAAAATCCGAATGATGCCCCAAAACTTGCACAGTTTTATGCCCAAAGAGCCGCGGCAGGTGTTGCACTAATAGTGACTGGCGGGATCTCTCCCAATAAACAAGGCGTGTTATTGCCACACGCTGCAACATTGATATCTGAAAGCCAACTGGCAACTCATCAACTTGTTACTAATGCGGTTCATCAACAAGGCGGTAAAATTGCATTACAGATATTGCATACAGGTCGTTATAGCTACCAACCTAATTTAGTTGCACCTTCAGCTATTCAATCGCCAATCACCCCGTTTATGCCAAAAGCCATGAGTCATGAACAAATCGAACAAACCATCAATGATTACATTCATTGTGCTCAATTAGCTCAAAAGGCGGGTTATGATGGTGTTGAGATAATGGGATCAGAAGGCTATTTAATTAATCAGTTTTTAGTCAGACACACTAATCAGCGAGACGATCAGTGGGGAGGAAATATCGAAAATCGTTGTCGCTTTGCTTTACGAATTCTTGAAGGCATTAAAAAAGCCGTGGGTGAGCCGTTTATTATTATTTACCGCCTTTCTATGTTGGATTTAATCAAAGATGGCGCAGAGGCATCAGAGGTACTTTATCTTGCCAAAGCCATTGAAAAAGCGGGCGCTACAATGATTAATACAGGGATCGGTTGGCATGAAGCGCGAATTCCGACCATTGCCACGATGGTACCAAGAGGTCAATTTGCGAATATCACACGCGAATTAATGGGAAAGTTGAATATCCCACTGATTACATCAAACCGAATTAACACACCACAAACCGCAGAAGCTATTTTAGCTGAAGGCTGTGCTGATATGGTTTCAATGGCTCGCCCTTTCCTTGCTGATCCTGAATTTGTGCTTAAAGCACAACAGGGGCGCGAAGATGAAATCAATACTTGCATTGCTTGCAATCAGGCATGCCTTGATGAAATATTTTCAGGTCAAACCGCCTCTTGTTTAGTTAATCCCTTTGCTTGTCAAGAAACCGAACTTCTGGTTATTCCAACTCAACAACCTAAAAAACTGGCTGTTGTTGGTGCGGGACCCGCGGGATTATCTTTTGCGGTAACCGCCGCGAAACGAGGCCATCATGTCACCCTGTTTGAAAAAGAAGATGTGATTGGTGGTCAACTTAATATCGCCAGCCAAATTCCGGGGAAAGAAGAATTTAAAGAGACATTACGTTACTTCAAACGACAATTACAACTCACGGGAGTCATTGTTAAAAATAATACCGAAGCCACTCCTGAACATCTTGAAAACTTTGATGAAGTGATTTTAGCAAGTGGCGTTAAACCTCATATCCCTGAGATTGAAGGACTTGATGATCCCATTGTGAAATCTTATCTCGACGTTCTTAAATACCACCAGCCCGTAGGTAAAAATATCGTGATCATGGGGAGTGGCGGAATTGGCTTTGATACCAGCCTTTATCTTACGCAAAAAGGGCAATGTAGTAGCCTGAGTCCTTGTGCCTTTAATAAAGAGTGGGGCATTGATCCGACTCTTTCTTATCGTGGTGGCATAAAACCCGCTAATCATTCAAAAGACGATACTAAACACATTGTTATGACACAGCGTAAAGCAGGGAAAATAGGCTTAAGCTTAGGTAAAACAACGGGTTGGATACATCGTTTAACGCTAGAGAAAAAAGGCGTTAAATTTTTAACCCATTGCAACTATCAAAGGATCACACCAGAAGGTCTCATTATTGAACAGGATGGAAAGCAACAGCTTATCCCTGCCGATAACATTATATTGTGTACAGGGCAACGCGCTTATCACCCATTGCTTACGCCTTTAGAAAAAGGAAACAAAACAGTTCATCTTATTGGTGGAGCAAAAGATGCCAGTGCATTAGATGCAAAACGCGCTATTAGGCAAGGCACAGAACTCGCCCTCGAAATTTAA
- the sstT gene encoding serine/threonine transporter SstT, with product MDKQQSRVFSLFFQGSLVKQILVGLVAGILLAWLAPEAAKMMSLLGTLFISALKAVAPILVWVLVMASIANHRQGQKSNIRPVLILYLLATFFAALTAVVASFMFPSVLTLVVNESQLSPPENIAEVLKGVLINVVANPVDALINGNYMGILAWSIGLGLALRHASDTTKALTQDLADAVTNLVRVVIRLAPIGIFGLVSSTIATTGFEVLAGYLQVLAVLIGCMLFVALVVNPLIVFWKIRSNPYPLVWACLRESGVTAFFTRSSAANIPVNMAMCRRMNLNEDTYSVSIPLGATINMGGAAITITILTLAAVNTLGMPVDIPTALLLSLVAAICACGASGVAGGSLLLIPLACSMFGISNDIAMQVVAVGVMIGVLQDSAETALNSSTDVLFTATVCIAEDNRISENPLTEKNNG from the coding sequence ATGGATAAACAACAATCCAGAGTCTTCAGCCTGTTCTTTCAGGGAAGTCTCGTTAAACAAATTCTCGTGGGATTAGTCGCAGGGATCTTACTTGCTTGGTTAGCGCCAGAAGCTGCCAAGATGATGAGCCTGTTAGGTACTCTGTTTATTAGTGCATTAAAAGCTGTTGCCCCTATCTTAGTTTGGGTACTGGTTATGGCTTCAATTGCAAACCACCGCCAAGGGCAAAAATCTAATATTCGTCCTGTATTAATTTTATATCTGTTAGCAACGTTCTTTGCTGCGTTAACCGCAGTTGTTGCCAGCTTTATGTTCCCATCAGTTTTAACGTTAGTTGTTAACGAATCACAATTGTCACCACCTGAAAATATTGCTGAAGTTCTTAAAGGCGTATTAATTAATGTGGTTGCAAACCCTGTTGATGCGCTTATCAATGGTAACTATATGGGCATTTTAGCGTGGTCTATCGGGCTTGGTTTAGCATTACGCCACGCAAGTGATACTACTAAAGCCTTAACGCAAGATTTAGCTGACGCAGTAACTAACTTAGTGCGTGTTGTTATTCGTTTAGCGCCTATCGGTATTTTCGGCTTAGTGTCATCAACGATTGCAACAACAGGCTTTGAAGTCTTAGCTGGTTACTTACAAGTTCTTGCTGTATTGATTGGCTGTATGTTGTTCGTTGCTTTAGTCGTGAATCCACTGATCGTATTTTGGAAAATCCGCAGTAATCCATATCCATTAGTATGGGCATGTTTGCGTGAAAGTGGTGTAACTGCCTTCTTTACACGTAGCTCAGCTGCAAATATTCCAGTGAATATGGCAATGTGTCGTCGTATGAATTTAAACGAAGATACTTATTCTGTTTCAATTCCATTAGGTGCAACCATCAATATGGGGGGTGCTGCAATCACTATCACTATTTTGACATTAGCTGCGGTTAATACACTGGGTATGCCAGTTGATATTCCAACAGCGTTATTGTTAAGCCTTGTTGCTGCGATTTGTGCGTGTGGTGCATCAGGTGTTGCAGGTGGTTCTTTACTGTTAATTCCACTGGCTTGTAGCATGTTTGGTATAAGCAATGATATCGCTATGCAAGTGGTTGCTGTGGGCGTGATGATCGGAGTGTTACAAGATTCAGCTGAAACTGCACTGAACTCATCAACTGACGTTCTGTTTACTGCAACAGTTTGTATTGCTGAAGATAATCGTATTTCAGAAAATCCATTAACTGAAAAAAATAATGGGTAA
- a CDS encoding DedA family protein: protein MEIVRELFLALWHQDYETLANPSLIWIIYILLFTILFLENGVLPAAFLPGDSLLILVGVLIAKDTMDFPLTLLILTAGASLGCWLGYLQGRWLGNTKLVRSWLSHLPEHYHQRAHGLFHRHGLAALLIGRFLAFVRTLLPTIAGLAGLNNTRFQIFNWLSGLLWVGILTTLGYLLGNSPLFRQYEHHLMNILMLLPVCLLVMGLIGSIWVVIKKKKKVS from the coding sequence ATGGAAATCGTAAGAGAGCTATTCTTGGCGCTATGGCACCAAGATTACGAAACCTTAGCTAATCCTTCATTAATATGGATTATCTACATTTTATTATTCACCATACTATTCCTAGAAAACGGAGTATTGCCCGCAGCTTTCTTACCAGGAGATAGCTTATTAATTTTAGTGGGCGTGTTAATTGCTAAAGATACAATGGATTTTCCATTAACCTTACTTATTTTGACTGCAGGCGCGAGCCTAGGCTGTTGGTTGGGCTATCTTCAAGGGCGATGGCTTGGAAATACCAAATTAGTACGCAGTTGGCTATCGCATCTGCCAGAACATTACCACCAACGTGCTCATGGGCTTTTTCATCGTCATGGCTTAGCCGCACTGTTAATTGGACGTTTTTTAGCCTTCGTGAGAACACTGTTGCCAACGATTGCGGGTCTTGCTGGATTAAACAACACGCGCTTTCAAATCTTCAATTGGTTAAGTGGGCTTTTATGGGTTGGTATACTGACTACGTTAGGTTACTTATTAGGTAATAGCCCGCTCTTTCGCCAATATGAACACCATTTAATGAATATCCTTATGCTATTACCAGTTTGCCTATTAGTTATGGGATTAATTGGTAGTATCTGGGTTGTGATTAAAAAGAAAAAGAAAGTGAGCTAA
- a CDS encoding DoxX family protein: protein MKKFEDIALLIARILMPILFISAGYGKIGGYEGTQQYMQAMGVPGFLLPLTILLELGGGLAILFGFLTRTTAIFTAVFTLLTALLFHSNFAEGMNQLMFMKNMTIAGGYLLLVITGPGKWSLDRIFNKNW, encoded by the coding sequence ATGAAAAAATTTGAAGATATTGCGTTATTAATTGCCCGCATTTTAATGCCAATTTTATTTATCAGCGCAGGCTACGGAAAAATTGGTGGTTACGAAGGTACACAGCAATATATGCAAGCAATGGGTGTTCCAGGTTTCTTATTACCACTGACTATTTTATTAGAATTAGGCGGTGGATTAGCAATCTTATTTGGTTTCTTAACTCGCACAACAGCAATCTTTACCGCGGTATTTACTCTTCTAACCGCACTACTGTTCCACAGTAATTTTGCTGAAGGCATGAACCAATTAATGTTTATGAAAAATATGACAATCGCAGGTGGATATTTATTACTGGTTATCACCGGTCCAGGTAAATGGAGCTTAGATCGTATTTTCAATAAAAATTGGTAA
- a CDS encoding DoxX family protein — translation MINKFNQLVDCSDLGKLVLRVSLGVLMLLHGLHKMEPGGLAGIQGMLTNANLPAFIAYGTVIGEVVAPILLIIGLFTRASALVLAGTMFVAVLMVHSGDLFALNPKTGGWAPESAGFYLFAAIAVMFLGSGRFAVKKD, via the coding sequence ATGATTAATAAATTTAATCAACTTGTTGACTGTTCTGACTTGGGTAAATTGGTATTACGTGTTTCTCTTGGGGTTTTAATGTTATTACATGGACTTCATAAAATGGAACCGGGTGGATTAGCAGGTATTCAGGGAATGTTGACCAATGCTAATCTACCTGCATTTATTGCTTATGGCACAGTGATTGGAGAAGTTGTTGCACCTATTCTACTGATTATTGGTTTATTTACTCGTGCTTCAGCGCTAGTTTTAGCGGGTACAATGTTTGTTGCTGTACTGATGGTGCACTCAGGTGATTTATTTGCATTAAACCCTAAAACAGGGGGATGGGCGCCAGAAAGCGCGGGCTTCTATTTATTTGCGGCAATTGCTGTCATGTTTTTAGGTAGCGGTCGTTTCGCTGTTAAGAAAGATTAA
- a CDS encoding YqjK-like family protein: MMNKQNKQAILARRKKLLLNKIQQQRSDLGQSTQTWLDVTEPYDKAWRIIISLKPALLVGASFISLYSIKHPKKIIRLGQRAIGAIGLIRTIQKSFKKTSD; encoded by the coding sequence ATGATGAACAAACAAAATAAGCAGGCGATCCTCGCAAGACGTAAAAAGCTGTTGTTGAATAAAATTCAGCAACAGCGCTCTGATTTAGGGCAAAGCACGCAAACTTGGCTTGATGTGACAGAGCCTTATGATAAAGCATGGAGAATTATCATTTCGTTAAAACCTGCGCTTTTAGTGGGTGCCAGTTTTATTTCTCTTTACAGCATTAAACATCCTAAAAAAATCATACGATTAGGACAACGAGCTATCGGTGCAATTGGTTTAATTCGTACAATCCAAAAGTCCTTCAAAAAAACCTCAGATTGA
- a CDS encoding DUF883 family protein: MSHQRSNEDLRSELKSLADTLEEVLNSSADKSKEEIQSLRAKAESAIKGSRAKLSDAGREIVDNTKEIAGKADNYVRENPWTGVGIGAAVGVVLGVLLAKR, encoded by the coding sequence ATGTCTCATCAACGTTCAAATGAAGATCTGCGTAGTGAATTGAAATCTCTTGCTGATACTCTAGAAGAAGTGCTGAACTCCTCTGCTGATAAATCCAAAGAAGAAATCCAAAGCTTACGCGCAAAAGCAGAATCGGCAATCAAAGGTTCTCGTGCAAAATTGAGCGATGCAGGTCGTGAAATTGTCGATAACACCAAAGAAATTGCAGGCAAAGCAGACAACTATGTTCGTGAAAATCCGTGGACAGGTGTCGGTATTGGTGCTGCAGTTGGTGTTGTTCTTGGTGTTCTTCTAGCTAAACGCTAA
- a CDS encoding LysR family transcriptional regulator, with translation MSKDKAITLESLRVMDAIDRRGSFAAAADELNRVPSALSYTMQKLEEDLDVVLFDRSGHRTKFTNVGRMLLDRGRILLEAADKLTSDAEALARGWEPHITIVCEALTPASRLFPLVDKLAEKSNTQLSLVTEVLAGAWESLESGKCDIVISPDMHFRTSSEINFRPLYNTTSVYVASPDHPIHNEPEPLAEETRLKYRGIAIADTARERPVLTVLLLDKQRRLTVSSIEDKRRALIAGLGVATMPIDLIEDDIKEGRLRVVGPEYHHENNIIMAWRRDSMGEAKSWCLREIPKLFANNKK, from the coding sequence ATGAGTAAAGACAAAGCAATTACGTTGGAATCTTTACGAGTCATGGATGCCATTGATCGTAGAGGGAGTTTTGCAGCTGCAGCTGATGAACTAAATCGAGTTCCATCGGCACTCAGTTATACCATGCAAAAATTAGAAGAAGATTTAGATGTTGTCCTTTTTGACCGTTCTGGCCATAGAACTAAATTTACTAATGTCGGCAGAATGCTACTTGATAGAGGACGCATATTACTTGAGGCTGCCGACAAATTAACGTCAGATGCCGAAGCCTTAGCAAGAGGCTGGGAGCCTCATATCACCATTGTTTGTGAAGCTCTTACTCCTGCATCTAGACTCTTTCCTTTGGTTGATAAATTAGCTGAAAAATCCAATACCCAACTCTCTTTAGTGACAGAAGTCTTAGCTGGTGCTTGGGAAAGCTTAGAAAGCGGTAAATGTGATATTGTGATTTCACCTGATATGCATTTTCGCACTTCATCGGAAATCAACTTTCGTCCTTTATACAATACCACTAGCGTTTATGTTGCCAGCCCAGATCACCCCATCCATAACGAACCTGAGCCATTAGCAGAAGAAACTCGCTTAAAATATCGAGGCATTGCCATTGCAGATACCGCAAGAGAGCGTCCAGTTTTAACTGTACTGCTATTAGATAAACAGCGCCGTTTAACGGTCAGTTCTATTGAAGATAAACGCCGAGCGTTAATTGCAGGTTTAGGTGTAGCGACGATGCCAATTGATTTGATTGAAGATGATATCAAAGAAGGGCGTTTACGTGTTGTTGGCCCTGAATATCACCATGAAAATAATATTATTATGGCATGGCGAAGAGACAGCATGGGCGAAGCAAAATCGTGGTGTTTACGTGAAATACCTAAACTCTTTGCGAACAATAAAAAATAG
- a CDS encoding phage holin family protein — protein sequence MSDTQRPQGPASGVLNSLSKIGAIMIGMVETRLNLIAVELEEEKTTLIQLILMAGVTLLLTAFGLMSLLILIFWVIPPEYRVHALAITTATLLFCALIGAIMTLRKARNSTLLGDTRQQLELDKRLLEQYHDEQTK from the coding sequence ATGAGTGATACGCAAAGACCACAGGGCCCCGCATCTGGGGTTCTGAATTCTCTCAGTAAGATTGGCGCTATCATGATAGGCATGGTTGAAACACGCCTAAACTTGATTGCCGTTGAGCTAGAAGAAGAAAAAACCACGCTTATCCAGCTTATTTTAATGGCTGGTGTTACTTTGTTGCTCACCGCCTTTGGCTTAATGAGCCTACTTATTCTGATTTTTTGGGTTATTCCACCTGAATATCGAGTCCATGCTTTAGCCATCACAACCGCTACTTTACTTTTTTGTGCACTGATTGGTGCCATCATGACATTAAGAAAAGCGCGAAATTCCACCTTGTTAGGCGATACTCGCCAACAATTGGAATTAGATAAACGTCTTTTGGAGCAATATCATGATGAACAAACAAAATAA